The Candidatus Binatia bacterium genome includes a region encoding these proteins:
- a CDS encoding AAA family ATPase, whose product PAILFLDEPTIGLDPLARHSVWDRLRDLRRDYGMTVLITTHDMDEAEALCDELAILHAGRVAVVGKPSELRTRLGAGATMDDVFAHYAGDGIREDGNFGDVVQTRRTARRLG is encoded by the coding sequence CCGGCGATCCTGTTTTTGGACGAGCCGACGATCGGGCTCGATCCCTTGGCACGCCATTCCGTGTGGGATCGCTTGCGGGACCTCAGGCGCGACTACGGCATGACGGTTCTGATCACGACACACGACATGGACGAAGCCGAAGCGCTCTGCGACGAGCTGGCAATTCTGCACGCGGGGCGGGTCGCCGTCGTCGGAAAACCTTCCGAGCTGCGGACGCGGCTCGGCGCCGGTGCGACCATGGATGACGTGTTCGCACATTACGCGGGTGACGGGATCCGCGAAGACGGAAATTTCGGCGACGTTGTTCAAACCCGCAGGACCGCTCGGCGGCTGGGTTGA
- a CDS encoding ABC transporter permease — translation MDRFLRESAAVAEVELIKLVRDPTEVFSRAVQPVLWLVVFGQVLAHVHGIYTGEVGYLAFITPGILAQSVLFSAIFYGIAVIWERDLGVVHKLLVSPARRSSLVFGKAVSAGFRGLVQAAVIYLIAFVMHVTIRHEPQAIFGVLAGVLLGSGLFSTFSLIIACIVKTRERFMGIGQLLTMPMFFASNAIYPLDLMPGWLRIVAQLNPLTYLVDALRGLMIVGGESVHGYGVDFAVLFAVFVVLLMVAVRLYPTLVE, via the coding sequence GTGGACAGATTCCTCCGTGAGAGCGCTGCGGTCGCAGAAGTAGAGCTGATAAAGCTCGTCCGCGATCCAACTGAGGTTTTCTCGCGCGCAGTACAGCCGGTGCTGTGGCTGGTAGTGTTCGGCCAGGTCCTCGCCCATGTCCACGGCATTTACACCGGAGAGGTTGGCTACCTTGCATTCATCACACCTGGAATCCTCGCCCAGAGTGTGTTGTTCAGCGCAATTTTCTACGGCATCGCAGTGATTTGGGAGCGCGATCTCGGCGTCGTGCACAAGCTTCTGGTGAGCCCCGCCCGGCGAAGCTCGCTTGTTTTCGGCAAAGCGGTCTCCGCCGGATTCCGCGGCCTCGTGCAGGCGGCCGTCATTTATCTCATCGCATTCGTTATGCACGTCACGATCCGGCACGAGCCACAGGCTATCTTCGGCGTGCTGGCCGGCGTGTTGCTGGGCTCCGGGCTCTTTTCCACTTTTTCGCTCATCATCGCGTGCATCGTGAAGACGCGCGAGCGCTTCATGGGGATAGGCCAACTCCTCACGATGCCGATGTTCTTCGCAAGCAATGCGATCTATCCGTTGGACCTCATGCCCGGCTGGCTGCGCATCGTCGCGCAGCTCAATCCCCTCACTTACCTGGTCGACGCGCTACGCGGGCTTATGATCGTGGGAGGTGAAAGCGTACACGGCTACGGCGTAGATTTCGCAGTGTTGTTCGCAGTGTTCGTCGTGCTGCTAATGGTCGCCGTGAGGCTGTACCCGACGCTGGTGGAATGA